attttgctacagaatgctactccttcgccatttctaacccgatttcgattccgtttgctttatgtgatagcactaggtgagggcttcaaaacttctacacagaattttgacctttgtcttctttgacctttgaccttaatttttgacctatattgtacattggctacaaaatgctactccttcgccatttctaacccaatttcgattccatttgctttatgtgatggcactaggtgagggcttcaaaacttctacacagaattttgacctttgacttctttgacctttgaccttgattttttacctatattgcacattttgttacaaaatgctacttccggcggggacatatgttacgcaccgcgtaatttctacttttccttgttaacataaggattgagagaatgtagcaatattagtagaacacatcattgaaagtttgaggaaaatcggacaatccgttcaaaagttatgaatttttaaagtttttgtgcagtcaccgctggatgagaagactactgcagtgtatgatgtcacatgcgtacaaccatacaaaggaaaatataaagagaatttcacaaaatttcatctttcgaaaaaagtacacattcccttgactcgttactgacatataatatgggtaatattattcccattgcctttagaaagaggcaagtcaagtgctcttttattatgcaaagaaagtgaaaatatgttgaattttctttatattttctttatactgttgtactcatatgacatcacgagccttagtagtctcctcatccagcggtaccaaaacaaaagttttaaaaattcataacttttgcatcgattgtccaattttcctcaaactttcactgatgtgttctactaatattgctgcattctctcaatccttatgttaatgaaggtgaacttgtcctttaaagaatcAGCTATACATTTAAAATGAGAAGACATTTGACACTTCTACAACTGAAGCAAGCAATGTTTGAAAGCAAAAGACTTAAAAAGAATCTATTGATCTACCCTACATTGTATGAAGCACTGACAATGAATAATGTAGAAATCATCTCAAAATGATGCAACGCCAAACCACATGGGACTTAAAAAGTCAATAACGCTAACGATAAGAATCCTTCATGATTAAAGtgtgcaacattttttttttgtaatgtacaGTAAGGTATATGTTGCTGTAAATCTACTTTTATGtggtgtgtgtgcttgtgtgtaggTACACATGTACTTATAAGTTACAAGTGGGTAAGAAATGAACATGATTTAGGCTATGGTACAGtgtaatgtacagtatatgtatcAGGGAGATGTCTGGAGATCCTATATCttggtttctgtttcattttctaATACAGAAATTGCTGGTTACTTTGATATGTTCCTTGTTTCTTTGCTATGTTTTGACATCCCCTTCTTTCTGCATTCTGCCTTGTAGGATCCTACATTACCACAATTGGTGTAGATTTCAAAATCAGGACTATTGATGTCAAAGGTGAAAAGGTCAAGCTCCAGATCTGGGATACAGCAGGCCAGGAGAGGTTTAGAACAATCACATCAACGTAAGTGTAGAGTTTCTTACTCGATTATGTCAGGCGAGAGTGAATGGCAGATTGTAGGATTCCAATGCTGGGAAATGTTAGGATTCACATACAGAGAAAACCTTGTCATTTTGATCAATAGTTTGGTGAGTTgtagttgtctttttttttttttttttaggaatgatgtgatttttttttttttttgtgtgtctcaAATTTTATAATAGAATTTACAGTAGATACTTGGGGACCCAAAAAATTTCAGGTTGACGTTGATATAAGTTGCTGTGATGATGAATTAAGAGGTGATGCAGACTCAGTCTTGCAACCAAACAAATctttaaacaaattttatgCTTGCCCGTGAGATCAGTATCAATATAGAATTGTGAACTGCAGATGAAGTACTGGTAGGCAGACTTAGCATGTATTCATCTGTTGCCTTTGTATAGCATTTGGCACACTTGATTTGTGACTTAAATATCCATGCCgtaatatttattttcatataaacATAAAAAGCCAGATTTGTGATTTATTTCTGTTATGACCCAGTAATGAACAGTTGAAACTACTAAATACATTTCCAAGCTTGGAATCCAGTAAACATCCATTATTtgctgctatgtcaggaaaccATGTTGCAAGCATTTTGTATTTAGAACAacattttaaagggtgtgtacagttctggttgaggtggggatttagcttttaacattttgtgagatattcagaaaccactctatgagatgtcaaagagcatgcaattctaaagggtatcaaaagtttatttgatgaaaatcggttttgaaatggctgatatatccaaaaacagatcctaataaaaggtgtagcctgtcgccttttattattatcacttttttggatatctcggccatttgaaaaccaattttcatcaaataaatgttgaatccttcttaaaattacatgctctttcgtatttcataagaggtttctcattatctcacttagtaatgttcaaaacatgaatccccacctcagccagtactgtacagtccctttaatattcaTGAGATATATAATGTGAGATTGGGCTGTTACAGGCTCCGTACCAAAGAAGGAAGCTACAGAAAGTCTGTTCGGGTCCTGCGTAACAAAGCAACAACTAATGCATGCAAACCTGATTCCTCCTATGTGTTGAAATTCACTAATGTTGTAATAATTGGCTCGATAGCTTGTCTTGCAGTCCTTGGAGGATATGTATTCATGAATAACAATGGAATACGGCAGTAAATCAGCATATACTTGTTGGATGCAAGAAATCATTTTGTGTCCAGTTTGGGAACCTGCAAAGCCATGTGCCTCACTCCTAGtgatggtagaaaaaaaaaaatatgtcacacTGAAAGACAAGCCATGGAGTCTAAAGTGTCACATTGCATTCCAGTGGATCTTGCTGAATGCTACACTTGTAGGCTAACCCAGGGAGTTCTGAGACATACAAGCTGTATGGGGAGATAAGATTGGACATTTGTGCTCCCATACAATGTAGTTCCATCAATAGTGATTGGTACCAGTAtcatcatacactgtacttggTAATACAACATTCAGGTGTACAGAGATTATGCAGTGCATGTACTCTGTATATTGTTTAATTTTGTCTTGAACAAAGGTATGGATAGAAGTCAAGGAAATTGATAAGCTAAAAAGATGGTAAAAAACTAGAAGGAATTTGTATGTCAGatattgatatcatttcattttttttttttgttctattaAAAATCCATGATGGTTAAATTCATCTTGTCAGTCTGTTGTTTAGGGAAGTTTTCAACTAAATTCATTTTCACTATTTCTCTGCTCTCTGTCTGAAACTTTCCACAGTACATCATTATTACACTGAATATCTCCTGTGCTTGATATGTCTCTTGTCTGCAGGGGTCTTTGATAAAATCAAGTTTGTATTCAACATTGCATAATCCCACACTAGTACTATGATTGTGTTTTGATTGTACGTTCCTGTCCAGGTATTACAGAGGGACGCACGGTGTCATAGTGGTGTACGACGTCACAAGCGCAGAATCATTTGTAAATGTCAAGAGATGGCTGCATGAAATTGAACAGAACTGTGAGGTGGTCAGTAGGATATTAGGTGAGTAGTCTTGGAAACTTtccaggtttctatctttgttCATACTGGTCCCATATGCAATATCTGACAATAACTTTCTCATGTGGTCGGCCTATTTGGTTATGTTTGTCATACTATGTCAAATTTTAGCTGCCTTTATTtctacccaccccccccccccccccccaaaaaaaaaaaaaaaaaaaaaaaaaaaaaaaaaaaaaacacttttacagtagccCATTGTTGAGTGTGCAGACTCTGGACAAGATAGTATCAGATAAACAAACTGTAAGCAAAGAAATAGTTGACATGCTGTGTCGTAAATGATGTCAAACTGTGTCCTACACCTGTCTTtttaaaatgacaattttatGGCAAATatggttttcagcagtttataGATTTCTTCTCACTTGCTTGGTATGTAAGATTAAGAGGATATGCAGACCAAATTCCTTTGTGTTCAGCTGCATAACTAGGGTCAGTGGTTTGTGTGTCTTGATAGCACAAGATGTCTTGTTTCACAAGCAAATGATCAATCTTCTCTTCTaaatctaaaagaaaaaaaaaatattttctttccagATGACATTTATATGGTGTGCTTGTGAAATTATGCCTTGATGTTTAATAGTAGATGTAGgaactattttctttttaaagagtCTCAGTTTAGACAAAAATCTTGATTCAAATGACAATTAACAACTCTTgacatatgccaagtttcaatCAGATTTTCTTTTGAGTGAATAATTAGACCTATAGCCAATAGGCCTAGAAAATAGTAGAACCTAATTTGGCACAGTTCGTAATTTTCAGGACTCTGTGAGTAACTAGCGTTATTTTTGgccgaaatttcatcctctgagtatACGAAATTCAGAGTGACGAAGAATAAGCGTCCAGTgatatggttggacctactactcatcgaccgcctttACATGTAGATCTATTTGTAAccactatttcaccaaaaatattcaACAGATTACCTCAATTTATTCTCACTTTGGGAGAAAATACCGCAGATCCTTACCCCATGCTCAGATTGTCACTTGGTATCCTACGCACGTAAATCTCGGCGATAAACACCAtgggaggtttttttttgtgcgttCATGGTAGCTCATTTTTTAAACCGACTGCCCATTTTCCCATTGAAAAACACTTAACAACTCTtgacatgccaagtttcaatcAGACTTTCTTGCAATGTTGCGCGTAAAAACAAAACTGCTCTCTATATTTCCTTCCATCTCCTGTGAATGCATTAGATTTCCTCCTGTCATTCAAAGAgaaaatgttgcatttcattttatttcatttatttcatttccaacaatgcaaaatatatacattcacaaaataacacaatatcaatacaatgtagtaacaaagaaaaatatgtgaaatcaACAATACTATGCATCACATAAGCAGAtgatattgaattgaaattaaagttgcaggaaatggaggagccGTGCtgaaaagccaagcttgtattttgcagtctcctcgtggacaaaataacaaaataacatcAAGGAAGCAAGATGCTTAgataatatgtaaaaaaaaaaaaagtacacatacatgcatacttattcaaacaaacaaagaaacagacagacagacaaacacaagtAAGCTCTCTTgtgaaagagaaagacagagagagaaaacaaatagAGTGAAGGAAAAGAAGGAGGATTCATTCATGACGATGATGaagtattaaagggactgtacagtactggctgaggtgggattcatgttttgaacattcctaaatgagataatgagaaacttcttagaaaatatgaaaaaacatgtaatatcaagaaggattcaatgtttatttggtgaaaattggtttctaaatggctgagatatccaaaaaagtgataataataagaggcgacaggccacgccttttattagggaCTCTTTGCTTCACCatgttttttgatatcacagccatttcaaaaccgattttcatcaaattaacttttgataccccttagaattgcatgctctttgacatctcatggagtggtttctgaatatctcacaaaacattaaaagctaaatcctcacttcaaccagaactgtacacaccctttaagttaTGCAAAGTTGCCTTCTCTGACTGTTTACTGTGTGGTCCAGCATCTTCAGGTATATTTTATCCTGAATCTTAGTAGGTCCTTTTGAGACACCGCTGGAATTAATTACCATGCACACATGCATGAATGACATCCAGTAGCTGTGATGATATCAATACTTCATTTTGATAGTGTTCTCCCCTCGCCAGTGCTAGATGGGATGGTCAACAATAAGCCACCACGCACTAAGAGTCACATGCCATGCTATACCAGTAATATTTCAGTTTTACTTTCTATCTTGAAATGTGATACTTGGTATAATAGTAATTGTCTTTTTGGTGGCAGTGTGTACTGCGAAACATCTCATACAGCTTTCTTATGCATTCATAATGGTGATTTTACCTGAAAGACTATGTCCTCAATGACTTGTTGAGCCTGCTTGCTTGAATGAAATGTTCAGGAAATTCTAATTCAAGATGTAGTCATTGCACATTATAAACTTTTATgagtaatatacaaaatgtacagaATGGCTCTTGGCACAGTTCACACAAAGGAGAATTGGTTCTCAGCCAGCTTGTACTTTAACATGTTTGAGCCAAATGCCCTTGATACAACATTTAAAACTACACCCCATGTTTAATGTAGAGACATGTTTCATATGATTGTATTTGACAGGTACAGTAGTTGAAAAGATAACTGTAAATCCCTATCAATGATATTCTAATTTAACAATTTTGtgtcagacacacacacacacacacacaccacaaaccTTTTTCTCATGATAATTTTCccaaaatattcacattttcccaaaatattcacattttttccTCAGATCTTGGAGAGTATCATTGTTCAGCAAGGTTGTGTACACACGTATCTCAGATGCATTTTGTTCCCCTTTTGCTGGTACATGCATACCTCATCATCTAGTGGTAGTCCTACAGGTGCaacttaacattttttttttcttcagctgCTGTGGTCATCCCAATCCTTATTCCAATGGTGTCAGCTATGAACAGATTAAACTTCACCCATATAAAATGGCATTTTTTGTCTCCGTAAAGACTCGGCGTGATTGCCCTTTGCTTCTTTCTGCAGTGGGAAACAAGAACGACTCACCGGAGAGGAAGGTGGTGGAAACAGATGATGCACAAAAGTTTGCAGAACAAATGGGTATTCAACTCTACGAAACAAGCgcgaaagaaaatataaatgtaGAAGAGGTACGTATCCTACTGCATAGTACTCTGTGTCTTTTACCCTTGGGAGTATTTACATTCAAAATTTCAAGCAGTTATGTAGCATACTTTGGGGATtagtattgcttggaatggttGATGCACTTATTTTTGTGAAGACAAAGGGGAAATATAAAGGTGAATTTTTTATTTATGATAGGCATTTGAACATATTCATACACTTATAACAATACCAGAGGACGTAAAACATTATCACTACACACTGTAGAGCCTGTTGCAGGTATATGTGCTATAAAAGGAAGGAATTGactttgaaagaaatgaaagtgtGTATTGAACTGCTGTCGAGGGCAAGATGTCATATCACTAGAGATATAAGGGCCAATAGAGATCTAAAGCAAGTTAAGAATCTGTTCATTGTCAACTGAGTAGCATAATTCTCAGGGACATGCTTTAATTGTTCAGATTGACTGCTGTCTACTCAGTGACTTGATGCTCCATTTTCccttcaatttcaaataaaacTTGTTTGAGCTCTAGCTTGCATTACTTGCTTTAGCTTTACGggggagaaaaatgaagaacaaagaaagaaaagcatgACTTTCAAATTTTGGGAGGGGAAAATTATGTAGTAATGtatcaaatgaatttcaatcAAAGAAAGTGTTGATTCAAAATAGTATATGTACCAATTGTGTGCTGTTACAATTTAGCTTGCTACAAACatatataaacatgttaaaTGGTTATTAGTACTCGCTTTCTTTGTCATGTGGTGGGATGTACTAGTATTCTTTGTGAAGCAACCAATTTATACAAGGTTGTATGCCATTTTCTTACTGTTGGCTTCACTGTCCATGTATGATAGTCCCAATAGGCCATATTGCAGAGTCTTGagcatttgttttcatgtttgtataAATTCACTGACATCAGTTTCTTTTGCAGACATCAGGTCGCTTTTGTTCCTGTCATATTATTCCTCATCTTCACTCAGAGAAGGATAAGAATACtgtaaaaagaaaggaaaaaggggaaaaaattgtTTCTTTACACACTGGGTGCATTACAGAAGTAGTAGATGTTTTCAGTTTCATATAGATAAGCCTGCTCATTTGCAGTGCCATTAGTTTTCAAACATAATTTCCGCTGC
Above is a window of Diadema setosum chromosome 4, eeDiaSeto1, whole genome shotgun sequence DNA encoding:
- the LOC140227112 gene encoding ras-related protein Rab-35-like → MAREYDHLFKLLIIGDSGVGKSSLLLRFADNTFSGSYITTIGVDFKIRTIDVKGEKVKLQIWDTAGQERFRTITSTYYRGTHGVIVVYDVTSAESFVNVKRWLHEIEQNCEVVSRILVGNKNDSPERKVVETDDAQKFAEQMGIQLYETSAKENINVEEMFNGITALVLKQKLENQAKLNAPNDNGKINLEKKGKGKKGKCCSK